The proteins below are encoded in one region of Methanosarcina barkeri 3:
- a CDS encoding nitrous oxide reductase family maturation protein NosD gives MNKLSKLTLILVVLLILASTASAATLKVGPKESYKTIQKAVNAAHNGDTIQVAYGTYKENVKIDKSLTILGTKYPKVNGFYYCGGSGTINGFSIQKYGVQAWYAGGYRAVIRNNYFYNCGIDFAGHASNTLIKNNQIIGGTIHLQDTSDNTITGNIISKSKCGLFVGEGAGLPIVSGNTFKNCNYGVYLYGYEKNPGRLTTFTNNKYVKNKVNIGWGMKYF, from the coding sequence ATGAACAAACTATCAAAATTAACCCTCATCCTAGTTGTCTTGCTTATCCTAGCAAGTACAGCCAGTGCAGCCACTCTAAAAGTAGGTCCAAAAGAATCGTACAAAACTATTCAAAAAGCTGTAAATGCAGCACACAACGGGGACACTATTCAAGTAGCTTATGGAACATATAAAGAGAACGTCAAGATCGATAAAAGTTTAACAATCCTCGGAACAAAATATCCTAAAGTTAACGGTTTCTATTATTGTGGCGGATCTGGAACAATTAATGGATTTTCTATCCAAAAATATGGAGTACAAGCCTGGTATGCTGGAGGCTATAGAGCAGTAATTAGAAATAATTATTTTTATAACTGTGGTATTGATTTTGCCGGGCATGCAAGTAATACATTAATTAAGAATAATCAGATCATTGGTGGAACTATACACTTACAAGACACATCTGACAACACGATCACAGGGAATATTATTTCCAAGTCAAAATGTGGTTTGTTTGTTGGAGAAGGTGCAGGACTTCCGATAGTTTCAGGAAATACATTTAAAAATTGTAATTATGGTGTTTATTTATACGGATATGAAAAGAATCCAGGGAGATTGACAACGTTTACGAATAATAAATATGTGAAAAATAAGGTAAACATTGGCTGGGGAATGAAGTACTTTTAA